In Synechococcus sp. Nb3U1, one DNA window encodes the following:
- a CDS encoding GNAT family N-acetyltransferase — protein MQIRPATPADVPIIYKLICALAEYEQLSHLVTGSVAELQQHLFGPEAVAMVLLAEVEERPGSPVGFALYFRSFSTFLARPGIYLEDLFVLPEFRGRGIGKALLVRLAQEAVAKGYGRLEWMVLDWNEPAIEFYRRMGAKQHTEWILNRVTGADLAALAQSLNESRTIAQFGKDPRTHSN, from the coding sequence ATGCAGATTCGACCCGCTACCCCAGCTGATGTGCCGATCATTTATAAGCTGATTTGTGCCCTGGCTGAGTATGAACAACTGAGCCATCTAGTGACTGGATCCGTAGCAGAGTTACAGCAACATTTGTTCGGCCCTGAGGCGGTGGCGATGGTGTTGCTGGCTGAAGTGGAAGAACGTCCCGGATCCCCTGTAGGGTTTGCCCTCTATTTCCGTAGTTTTTCTACGTTCCTCGCTCGACCAGGCATTTACTTGGAAGACCTGTTTGTATTGCCCGAGTTTCGCGGTCGCGGCATTGGCAAAGCGCTGTTGGTGCGGTTGGCGCAAGAGGCGGTGGCTAAGGGATACGGACGGCTGGAGTGGATGGTGCTGGATTGGAATGAACCGGCGATTGAATTTTACCGCCGGATGGGGGCTAAACAACACACAGAGTGGATCTTGAACCGGGTTACAGGGGCTGATTTGGCAGCTCTAGCTCAGAGCCTGAACGAGTCACGCACCATCGCCCAGTTTGGCAAGGATCCTCGAACACACTCAAACTAA